One window of Streptococcus troglodytae genomic DNA carries:
- a CDS encoding Asp23/Gls24 family envelope stress response protein produces MENEMIGEIVISPRVLEVITGVATTKVEGVHSLHNKTVTDSLSKVAHGRGVYLKTEEDGTVSADIYVYLQYGINVPAVSMGIQRAVKTAVYDMAEVNLSEVNIHVVGIVPEKTPKPDMKNLFDEDFLDD; encoded by the coding sequence ATGGAAAATGAAATGATTGGCGAAATTGTTATTTCCCCACGTGTACTTGAAGTGATTACAGGTGTTGCGACAACGAAAGTTGAAGGTGTTCATTCGCTTCACAATAAAACAGTGACGGATAGTCTTAGTAAAGTTGCTCACGGTCGAGGTGTCTATCTTAAAACAGAAGAAGACGGAACAGTCAGTGCAGATATCTACGTCTACCTACAATATGGGATCAATGTACCTGCCGTTTCCATGGGAATTCAACGGGCAGTCAAAACAGCTGTTTATGACATGGCTGAAGTGAATCTTTCGGAAGTTAATATTCATGTGGTTGGCATTGTGCCGGAAAAAACCCCCAAACCTGATATGAAAAACCTATTTGATGAGGATTTTCTTGATGACTAA
- the scrK gene encoding fructokinase ScrK: MSKLYGSIEAGGTKFVCAVGDENFQILEKVQFPTTTPYETIEKTVAFFKKFEADLASVAIGSFGPIDIDQNSDTYGYITSTPKPNWANVDFVGLTSKDFKIPFYFTTDVNSSAYGETIARSNVKSLVYYTIGTGIGAGAIQNGEFIGGMGHTEAGHVYMAPHPNDVHHGFVGTCPFHKGCLEGLAAGPSLEARTGIRGELIEQNSEVWDIQAYYIAQAAIQATVLYRPQVIVFGGGVMAQEHMLNRVREKFTSLLNAYLPVPDVKDYIVTPAVAENGSATLGNLALAKKIAAR; this comes from the coding sequence ATGTCTAAATTATATGGCAGCATCGAAGCTGGCGGAACAAAATTTGTCTGTGCTGTAGGTGATGAAAATTTTCAAATTTTAGAAAAAGTTCAGTTCCCAACAACAACACCTTATGAAACCATAGAAAAAACGGTTGCTTTCTTTAAAAAATTTGAAGCTGATTTAGCCAGTGTTGCCATTGGTTCTTTTGGTCCTATTGATATTGATCAAAATTCAGACACCTATGGTTACATTACTTCAACACCAAAGCCAAACTGGGCTAACGTTGATTTTGTCGGCTTGACTTCTAAAGATTTTAAAATTCCATTTTACTTTACGACAGATGTTAATTCTTCTGCTTATGGAGAAACAATTGCTCGTTCAAATGTTAAAAGTCTGGTTTATTATACTATTGGAACAGGCATTGGAGCAGGGGCTATTCAAAATGGCGAATTCATTGGCGGTATGGGACATACGGAAGCTGGACACGTTTACATGGCTCCGCATCCCAATGATGTTCATCATGGTTTTGTAGGCACCTGTCCTTTCCATAAAGGCTGTTTAGAAGGACTTGCAGCGGGGCCTAGCTTAGAAGCTCGTACTGGTATTCGTGGTGAGTTAATTGAGCAAAACTCAGAAGTTTGGGATATTCAGGCATACTACATTGCTCAGGCGGCTATTCAGGCGACTGTCCTTTATCGTCCGCAAGTCATTGTATTTGGCGGAGGCGTTATGGCACAAGAACATATGCTCAATCGGGTTCGTGAAAAATTTACTTCACTTTTGAATGCCTATCTTCCAGTTCCAGATGTTAAAGATTATATTGTGA
- a CDS encoding LacI family DNA-binding transcriptional regulator has protein sequence MVAKLTDVAKLAGVSPTTVSRVINRKGYLSEKTITKVQAAMKTLGYKPNNLARSLQGKSAKLIGLIFPNISHIFYSELIEYLEIELFKHGYKAIICNSQNNPDKERDYLEMLEANQVDGIISSSHNLGIDDYEKVSAPIVAFDRNLAPNIPIVSSDNFEGGRMAARLLKKHGCQHPIMIAGKDNSNSPTGLRQLGFKSIFAQAPIFHLSGELSTIRKEMEIKVILQNEKPDGIFLSDDMTAILTMKIANQLNITIPLELKIIGYDGTYFVENYYPYLTTIRQPIKDIAHLLVDVLLKKIDRQDIPKDYILPVGLLSGESV, from the coding sequence ATGGTTGCAAAATTAACAGATGTTGCAAAACTCGCTGGCGTAAGTCCAACGACCGTTTCACGCGTGATTAATCGAAAAGGCTACCTCTCTGAAAAAACAATTACTAAAGTACAGGCTGCCATGAAAACTCTAGGATACAAGCCTAATAATCTCGCTCGCAGCCTTCAGGGGAAATCTGCCAAGCTAATTGGACTCATTTTCCCTAATATCAGTCACATCTTCTATTCTGAACTTATTGAATATTTAGAAATAGAGCTGTTTAAACATGGCTACAAAGCCATTATTTGTAACAGTCAAAATAATCCCGATAAAGAGCGAGATTATCTCGAAATGTTAGAAGCTAATCAGGTTGATGGCATTATTTCCAGTAGTCATAACCTCGGCATTGATGACTATGAGAAAGTTTCTGCTCCTATTGTTGCCTTTGATCGTAACTTAGCGCCCAATATTCCCATCGTCTCTTCTGATAATTTTGAAGGCGGACGAATGGCTGCAAGACTTTTAAAAAAACACGGCTGCCAACATCCCATTATGATCGCTGGAAAAGATAATTCTAATTCTCCGACAGGACTGCGACAATTAGGCTTTAAGTCCATCTTTGCTCAAGCACCTATTTTTCATCTATCTGGAGAGCTGTCCACCATTCGTAAAGAAATGGAAATAAAAGTAATTCTCCAAAATGAAAAACCTGATGGTATCTTTTTGTCCGATGATATGACAGCAATTTTAACAATGAAAATTGCTAACCAGTTAAACATCACCATTCCCCTTGAACTTAAAATTATTGGATACGATGGAACATACTTTGTTGAGAACTACTATCCTTATCTAACAACTATTAGGCAACCTATTAAAGACATCGCACATCTTTTGGTAGATGTATTGCTAAAGAAAATTGATCGCCAAGATATTCCTAAAGATTACATTCTCCCCGTTGGTCTTTTATCAGGAGAAAGTGTTTAG
- a CDS encoding sucrose-6-phosphate hydrolase yields MNLPQNIRYRRYQDWTEEEIKSIKTNVALSPWHATYHIEPKTGLLNDPNGFSYFNGKFQLFYQNWPFGAAHGLKSWIHTESEDLVHFKETGTILYPDTPHDSHGAYSGSAYEIGDQLFLFYTGNVRDENWDRHPLQIGAFMDKKGNIQKFTDVLIKQPNDVTEHFRDPQIFNYKGQFYAIVGAQSLDKKGFIKLYKAVDNDIKNWQEIGNLDFGGSKSEYMIECPNLVFINEQPVLIYSPQGLSKSELDYHNIYPNTYKVCQSFDTEKPALVDASEIQNLDFGFECYATQAFNAPDGHVYAVSWIGLPDIDYPSDSYDYQGALSLVKELSLKHGKLYQYPVESVLSLRSKKEAVTHKPETNNTYELELTFDSSSVNELILFADNKGNGLAITVDTKMGTILIDRSRVGEQYALEFGSQRSCSIQAKETVANIFVDKSIFEIFINKGEKVFTGRVFPNDKQTGIVIKSGKPSGNYYELKY; encoded by the coding sequence ATGAATTTGCCTCAAAATATCAGATATCGCCGCTATCAAGATTGGACCGAAGAAGAAATTAAAAGTATTAAAACCAATGTAGCTTTGTCTCCTTGGCATGCAACGTATCATATAGAACCTAAAACAGGACTCCTTAATGATCCAAACGGTTTTTCCTACTTTAATGGAAAATTTCAACTTTTTTATCAAAATTGGCCGTTTGGAGCAGCTCACGGCTTAAAATCTTGGATTCATACTGAAAGTGAAGATTTAGTTCATTTTAAAGAAACAGGTACAATCCTTTATCCCGATACCCCTCATGACAGTCATGGTGCATACTCGGGCAGTGCCTATGAAATCGGTGATCAGCTTTTTCTCTTTTATACAGGAAATGTCCGAGATGAAAATTGGGATCGTCACCCACTTCAAATCGGCGCTTTTATGGATAAAAAAGGCAATATCCAAAAATTTACTGATGTCCTTATTAAACAGCCAAATGATGTTACTGAACACTTTCGCGATCCCCAAATTTTTAATTATAAAGGACAATTTTATGCTATTGTTGGAGCACAAAGTTTAGATAAAAAAGGATTTATCAAACTCTATAAAGCTGTTGATAATGATATTAAGAATTGGCAAGAAATTGGTAATCTAGACTTTGGCGGAAGTAAATCTGAATATATGATTGAGTGCCCAAATCTTGTTTTTATAAACGAACAGCCTGTCCTGATTTATAGTCCTCAGGGACTCAGTAAATCTGAATTAGATTACCATAATATTTATCCCAATACTTACAAAGTATGTCAATCGTTTGACACAGAAAAGCCTGCCCTAGTTGATGCATCAGAAATTCAAAATCTTGACTTCGGATTTGAATGTTATGCTACTCAAGCTTTCAATGCCCCCGATGGCCATGTTTATGCTGTCTCATGGATTGGATTGCCAGATATTGATTATCCAAGCGATTCATACGACTATCAAGGAGCTTTGAGCCTCGTCAAAGAGCTAAGCCTTAAACACGGTAAACTCTATCAATATCCTGTTGAGTCTGTTCTTTCATTACGTTCTAAAAAGGAAGCAGTCACCCACAAGCCAGAAACCAATAATACTTATGAATTAGAGTTAACCTTTGACTCTTCATCAGTTAATGAATTGATCCTTTTCGCTGATAATAAAGGCAATGGTCTAGCTATTACAGTTGATACTAAGATGGGAACCATTCTGATCGATCGCTCTAGAGTAGGGGAACAATATGCCTTAGAATTTGGAAGCCAACGTTCTTGCTCTATTCAAGCAAAAGAGACTGTTGCCAATATTTTTGTTGACAAATCTATTTTTGAAATTTTTATTAATAAGGGAGAAAAAGTTTTTACTGGACGTGTTTTTCCAAATGACAAACAAACTGGTATTGTGATTAAATCTGGAAAGCCAAGCGGTAATTACTACGAATTGAAATATTAA
- the efp gene encoding elongation factor P, protein MIEASKLKAGMTFETTDGKLIRVLEASHHKPGKGNTVMRMKLRDVRTGSTFDTTYRPEEKFEQAIIETRPAQYLYQMDDTAYFMDTENYEQYEIPIVNIENELKFILENSEVKIQFYGSEVIGVTIPTTVELVVTDTQPSIKGATVTGSGKPATLETGLVVNVPDFIEVGQKLVINTAEGTYVSRA, encoded by the coding sequence ATGATTGAAGCAAGCAAGCTTAAGGCTGGTATGACTTTTGAAACAACAGATGGAAAATTAATCAGAGTTCTTGAAGCCAGCCACCATAAACCAGGTAAAGGCAATACAGTTATGCGTATGAAATTGCGTGATGTTCGCACAGGTTCAACCTTTGATACAACTTATCGTCCGGAAGAAAAATTTGAACAAGCTATTATCGAAACACGTCCTGCTCAGTACCTTTATCAAATGGATGATACTGCTTATTTTATGGACACTGAAAACTATGAGCAGTATGAAATTCCGATCGTTAACATTGAAAATGAATTAAAATTTATCCTTGAAAATTCAGAAGTTAAAATTCAGTTTTATGGTTCAGAAGTTATCGGTGTTACCATACCAACAACTGTTGAATTGGTTGTTACTGATACGCAGCCATCTATCAAAGGGGCTACTGTAACAGGTTCAGGTAAACCAGCGACACTTGAAACAGGTCTTGTTGTCAATGTACCTGACTTTATTGAAGTTGGTCAGAAATTAGTGATTAATACCGCTGAGGGAACCTATGTTTCCCGTGCCTAA